The following are encoded in a window of Providencia rettgeri genomic DNA:
- a CDS encoding serine protease: METYQISSFSEEINIDLLKDSPQQRIHALLVKRENASFLKLYFENIKLPQYSYVEFEYGEGYIQRESFDHDGNNSVIIIPNQWVNIRVILPKKYSSDDNFSFLLSKVKYDRSYSRVIIGEDERKPYMCYERSPIAEYALSSAAARIGKWGSCSLIGSENHVLTNHHVVASDPKLVKGEIWFNWFNGSCCSTSTVSEPVRLRPGKILKMGASESDNDYALLTLDEFDYLNSNVKALFGGLKLSQTNPTKGENIYIPQYGNGGLRPMYISDIKNGKFTEILNIENKGNKITYNADTQGGSSGSPVISRTRNQLIGLHWGGGNVNVGVSAQKLNVELGYFIEKSNIPVIGLGKVISTNFELTPMSSPEQCIPIFLSEGSRIEPFDTVKIEHYSHYSILYVKALDLATNDRSLLTLKAGLVKNGCQTHLHGNVTGDVFFKLYDFDFEKNGLFKFWVTFKIVDDTQNIKNHVIRLVFDNYDPYDVPFDIESAEILDLNLRKDKKNATGYMLNGSDYYGFVALYRDQGPLSLVWSDKKHSQVKGILKASSGDEVFVNFRGFRKTDCSASSMNSAASCSSSNKYSRLALEYFPEDNTHLILGQGVYEGIIPLQAKSWEGAASQNILVKVSLWSE; encoded by the coding sequence ATGGAAACATATCAGATTTCTAGTTTTTCTGAGGAAATTAATATTGATCTTCTTAAAGATAGTCCTCAGCAGAGAATTCACGCATTATTAGTTAAAAGAGAAAATGCCTCTTTCTTAAAATTATACTTCGAAAATATAAAGTTGCCTCAATATTCCTATGTTGAGTTTGAGTATGGTGAAGGTTATATACAAAGGGAATCTTTTGATCATGATGGTAATAATTCGGTTATTATCATCCCCAACCAATGGGTCAATATCCGCGTTATTTTACCTAAAAAATACAGTAGCGATGATAATTTTTCATTTCTTCTGAGTAAGGTTAAATATGATAGAAGTTATTCAAGAGTCATTATTGGGGAAGATGAACGAAAACCTTATATGTGCTATGAAAGAAGCCCAATTGCTGAATATGCGTTATCAAGTGCAGCAGCACGCATTGGAAAATGGGGCTCCTGTTCATTAATTGGTAGTGAAAATCATGTATTAACCAATCACCATGTTGTCGCAAGTGATCCGAAATTAGTGAAAGGTGAGATCTGGTTTAATTGGTTTAATGGATCCTGTTGCTCAACGTCTACTGTCAGTGAGCCTGTTCGTTTAAGACCAGGGAAAATATTAAAGATGGGGGCCTCCGAAAGTGATAACGATTATGCATTATTGACACTGGATGAGTTCGATTATTTAAATTCTAATGTAAAAGCATTATTTGGTGGGCTTAAATTAAGCCAAACGAATCCTACTAAAGGCGAAAATATTTATATTCCACAATATGGAAATGGTGGATTACGTCCAATGTATATTAGTGATATAAAAAATGGTAAATTTACTGAGATATTAAACATTGAGAATAAGGGAAATAAAATAACCTACAATGCGGATACGCAAGGTGGTTCATCGGGGTCTCCTGTTATATCAAGAACCCGCAATCAATTAATCGGTTTACATTGGGGCGGTGGGAATGTCAATGTGGGCGTTTCTGCTCAAAAGCTTAATGTTGAGTTAGGATATTTTATTGAAAAAAGTAATATTCCAGTTATTGGGTTAGGAAAAGTTATATCGACAAATTTTGAATTAACACCAATGAGCTCACCAGAGCAGTGTATTCCTATATTCCTCAGTGAAGGAAGCCGAATTGAGCCTTTTGATACCGTTAAAATAGAACACTATAGTCACTATTCAATTTTATATGTTAAAGCGCTCGATTTAGCAACCAATGACAGATCTCTTCTAACGCTAAAAGCCGGTTTAGTGAAAAATGGTTGCCAGACACATCTTCATGGTAATGTTACAGGTGATGTTTTTTTTAAATTATATGATTTTGATTTTGAAAAAAATGGGCTGTTTAAATTTTGGGTGACTTTTAAAATAGTGGATGATACACAAAATATTAAAAACCATGTAATTAGGTTAGTTTTTGATAATTATGACCCCTATGATGTTCCATTTGATATCGAAAGTGCTGAAATTTTAGATTTAAACCTTAGAAAAGATAAAAAAAATGCGACTGGCTACATGTTAAATGGTAGTGATTACTATGGATTTGTTGCGTTATATCGTGATCAAGGACCACTGTCTTTGGTGTGGTCGGATAAAAAGCACTCTCAGGTAAAGGGGATATTAAAAGCTTCATCTGGTGATGAAGTCTTTGTTAATTTTAGAGGTTTTCGCAAAACCGATTGTTCTGCAAGCTCAATGAATAGTGCCGCGTCATGTAGCTCCTCAAATAAGTACTCCCGGTTAGCATTAGAATACTTCCCTGAAGATAATACCCACCTTATATTAGGCCAAGGTGTGTATGAAGGGATTATTCCATTACAGGCAAAATCCTGGGAAGGGGCTGCGAGTCAAAATATTTTGGTTAAAGTCTCTTTGTGGTCTGAGTAA
- a CDS encoding GNAT family N-acetyltransferase, whose protein sequence is MNSKISIINVVNYAQRPDLIEECEQFLDRLWPPFMSQSAVSDEYWERLDEQPNNQFQFIATVNEKATERVIGIIRSVPFLWPYGDFAKLVEMGWDDIFNFAMENQHDGEPYISALSVTVDPQYRGQQIPALLIEALKQAAKEYGAKAMIVPVRPTLKHRYPLQDFDEYCAWKNAQGEPFDPWIRTHWRLGATVLQSVHRSMVITGSITDWQSWTGMSFPQSGKYIIPNALVPVTVDVPHQKVEYIEPNLWMLHAL, encoded by the coding sequence ATGAATAGCAAAATTTCAATTATTAATGTAGTTAACTATGCTCAACGTCCTGATCTTATCGAAGAATGTGAACAATTTCTTGATAGGCTATGGCCACCATTTATGAGCCAGTCTGCTGTTAGCGATGAATATTGGGAACGGCTTGATGAGCAGCCAAATAATCAATTTCAATTTATTGCTACTGTTAATGAAAAAGCAACGGAACGGGTCATTGGTATTATTCGTTCTGTGCCATTTTTATGGCCTTATGGTGATTTCGCCAAGTTAGTCGAAATGGGGTGGGATGATATCTTTAATTTTGCGATGGAGAACCAACATGATGGGGAGCCTTATATTTCGGCGCTTTCTGTGACTGTTGACCCTCAATATCGAGGTCAGCAAATTCCTGCGTTATTGATCGAAGCATTAAAACAAGCAGCGAAAGAATATGGTGCAAAAGCGATGATTGTTCCTGTGCGTCCAACGCTGAAGCATCGATATCCATTACAGGATTTTGATGAGTATTGTGCGTGGAAAAATGCACAAGGAGAGCCTTTTGACCCGTGGATAAGAACCCATTGGCGTTTAGGGGCAACAGTACTGCAGTCTGTTCATCGTTCAATGGTCATTACAGGTTCAATAACGGATTGGCAATCATGGACTGGGATGTCTTTCCCACAGTCGGGGAAGTATATTATCCCTAATGCCTTAGTGCCTGTTACCGTTGATGTACCGCACCAAAAAGTTGAATATATCGAACCTAACTTATGGATGCTGCATGCTCTTTAA
- the mnmE gene encoding tRNA uridine-5-carboxymethylaminomethyl(34) synthesis GTPase MnmE has product MLINDTIIAQATPPGRGGVGILRVSGPKAALVAETVLGKLPKPRYADYLPFRDVEGAVLDQGIAIYFPGPNSFTGEDVLELQGHGGPVILDLLLRRILAIDGIRIANPGEFSERAFLNDKLDLAQAEAIADLIDASSEQAARSAMNSLQGAFSSHIHQLVEALTHLRIYVEAAIDFPDEEIDFLSDGKIEAKLNEVVADLELVRSQARQGSLLREGMKVVIAGRPNAGKSSLLNALAGREAAIVTDIAGTTRDVLREHIHIDGMPLHIIDTAGLREASDEVERIGIERAWKEIEQADHVLFMVDSTTTNATEPQEIWPEFMARLPDELPVTVIRNKADMTNEPIEFISDTRYPLIRLSAREEKGIDLLRDHLKEAIGFNSNTEGGFLARSRHLQALNAAAVHLEQGYDQLVNARSGELLAEELRLAQQELSEITGEFTSDDLLGRIFSSFCIGK; this is encoded by the coding sequence ATGCTGATTAACGATACTATCATCGCTCAGGCAACACCCCCCGGTCGTGGTGGTGTCGGTATTTTACGTGTATCAGGCCCGAAAGCGGCACTGGTTGCTGAAACCGTACTGGGAAAACTCCCTAAACCTCGTTATGCGGATTACCTCCCTTTTCGTGATGTGGAAGGGGCTGTCCTTGACCAAGGTATTGCCATTTATTTCCCCGGCCCAAATTCCTTTACAGGGGAAGATGTCCTTGAGTTACAAGGCCACGGTGGTCCGGTTATTCTTGATCTATTACTGAGAAGAATTCTAGCTATCGATGGCATTCGTATCGCCAATCCAGGAGAGTTCTCTGAGCGTGCATTTCTCAACGATAAGCTTGATTTAGCCCAAGCAGAAGCCATTGCTGACTTAATTGACGCAAGTTCTGAACAGGCTGCGCGTTCTGCGATGAACTCTCTGCAAGGCGCATTTTCTTCCCATATCCATCAATTGGTGGAAGCACTTACTCACTTGCGGATCTATGTGGAAGCAGCTATCGATTTCCCTGATGAAGAAATTGATTTCTTATCCGATGGTAAAATTGAAGCCAAACTTAATGAAGTGGTGGCTGATTTAGAATTGGTTCGTTCCCAAGCTCGTCAAGGCAGTTTGCTGCGCGAAGGGATGAAAGTGGTGATTGCAGGGCGTCCAAACGCAGGTAAATCGAGCCTACTGAATGCGTTAGCGGGACGTGAAGCCGCGATTGTGACGGATATTGCAGGTACGACTCGTGATGTTTTACGTGAACATATTCATATTGATGGTATGCCACTGCATATTATTGATACCGCAGGGCTACGTGAAGCCAGTGATGAAGTTGAGCGTATTGGTATTGAACGTGCATGGAAAGAGATTGAGCAAGCCGACCATGTTTTATTTATGGTGGATAGCACCACAACCAATGCGACAGAGCCACAAGAGATTTGGCCTGAATTTATGGCTCGTTTACCCGATGAATTACCTGTTACGGTAATTCGTAATAAAGCCGATATGACAAATGAACCGATTGAGTTTATCAGTGATACACGTTACCCATTAATTCGTTTGTCTGCCCGTGAAGAAAAAGGTATCGATTTGCTGCGCGATCACCTAAAAGAAGCGATTGGCTTTAATAGTAATACCGAAGGCGGTTTCCTTGCTCGTAGTCGCCATTTACAAGCGCTGAATGCAGCAGCGGTTCATCTAGAACAGGGTTATGACCAGTTAGTGAATGCTCGCTCCGGTGAATTATTAGCTGAAGAGCTGCGCTTGGCTCAACAGGAACTGAGCGAAATTACGGGAGAGTTTACTTCTGATGATTTATTAGGGCGTATTTTCTCCAGTTTCTGTATTGGCAAGTAG